From one Cynocephalus volans isolate mCynVol1 chromosome X, mCynVol1.pri, whole genome shotgun sequence genomic stretch:
- the LOC134366554 gene encoding small nuclear ribonucleoprotein G-like, whose product MSKAHPPELKKFMDKKLSLKLNGGRHVQGILWGYDPFMNLVIDECVEMVTSGQQNDNGMVVIQGNRTIKLEALEQV is encoded by the coding sequence ATGAGCAAAGCTCACCCTCCTGAATTGAAAAAATTTATGGACAAGAAGTTATCATTGAAATTAAATGGTGGCAGACATGTCCAAGGAATATTGTGGGGATATGATCCCTTTATGAATCTTGTGATAGATGAATGTGTGGAGATGGTGACTAGTGGGCAACAGAACGATAATGGAATGGTGGTAATACAAGGAAATAGGACCATCAAGTTAGAAGCCTTAGAACAAGTATAA